Proteins from a single region of Oncorhynchus nerka isolate Pitt River linkage group LG18, Oner_Uvic_2.0, whole genome shotgun sequence:
- the LOC115118190 gene encoding C-type lectin domain family 4 member F-like isoform X1: protein MDTLFQSYFDAHSFNIFVCIRFQLSKTVVENPTMQTMDIEDDTSPNKPSVTFSANFPWWKRPSGIAAVCLGLLCVLLLAGIIGLFVYYGVIDHYYSTERDQQTSYSLLTKEGDQQPTSYNNLTKEGQQLQTGYNTLTKERDQLQSSYNNLTEERDELQTSYNTLTKERDQLQSSYNNLTEERDQLQTSYNTLTKERDQLQTSYNTLTKERDQIQSSYNNLTEERDELHTSYNTLTKERDQIQSSYNNLTEERDELQTSYNTLTKERDQLQISYNTLTKERDQLQTSYNTLTKERDQLQTSYNTLTKKRDQLQNSLATKIKEKDQLQNTLNTITQERDQLQNSLNTKTKERNQLQSSLNTRTTERDQLQNSLNTRTTERDQLQNSLNTRTTERDQLQNSLNTRTKERDQLQNSLTTRTEDRDKQQNSLKVMTAERDQLKNNLNSRTKERDQLQNSLNTKTKDRDQLRNTLTTITRERDQLQNSLNNRTIERDQLQNSLNNRTIERDQLQNHLNSTTTEMDKLKKSVENRTMERDQLQKERERLNCNITGSCPEGWRRFGCSCYYLSTERKSWEESRQDCLERGADLVIINSEEEQTFINGFESVTFAWIGLTDSVTEGTWKWVDGTPLTTASYWGRRHPNAGTYHNCGFHYYVSSGHGVWWSFDCSSSQQWICEK, encoded by the exons ATGGACACGTTATTCCAATCTTACTTTGATGCTCATTCATTTAACATATTTGTATGCATCCGTTTTCAACTCTCAAAGACTGTG GTGGAGAATCCAACAATGCAGACCATGGATATTGAGGACGACACGTCTCCCAACAAGCCCAGTGTTACATTTTCAG CTAATTTTCCATGGTGGAAGAGACCCTCTGGAATTGCTGCAGTGTGTCTCGGGCTGCTGTGTGTTCTCCTATTGGCTGGGATCATAGGCTTGTTTGTCTACT ATGGCGTCATTGATCATTACTACTCaacagagagagaccaacagaccagttacagcctTCTGACTAAAGAAGGAGATCAGCAACCAACCAGTTATAATAACTTGACTAAAGAGGGACAacagctacagacaggttacaacaccctgactaaagagagagaccagctacagagcagttacaacaacctgactgaagagagagacgagctacagaccagttacaacaccctgactaaagagagagaccagctacagagcagttacaacaacctgactgaagagagagaccagctacagaccagttacaacaccctgactaaagagagagaccagctacagaccagttacaacaccctgactaaagagagagaccagatacagagcagttacaacaacctgactgaagagagagacgAGCTACATaccagttacaacaccctgactaaagagagagaccagatacagagcagttacaacaacctgactgaagagagagatgagctacagaccagttacaacaccctgactaaagagagagaccagctacagatcagttacaacaccctgactaaagagagagaccagctacagaccagttacaacaccctgactaaagagagagaccagctacagaccagttacaacaccctgactaaaaagagagaccagctacagaataGTCTCGCAACCAAAATTAAGGAGAAAGACCAGTTGCAGAATACTCTGAACACAATAACTCAGGAAAGAGATCAACTGCAGAATAGTCTTAATACAAAAACAAAGGAGAGAAACCAGCTACAGAGTAGCCTAAATACcaggaccacagagagagaccagctacagaataGCCTAAATACcaggaccacagagagagaccagctacagaataGCCTAAATACcaggaccacagagagagaccagctacagaataGCCTAAATACCAGgacaaaagagagagaccagctacaaaaTAGTCTCACCACAAGGACCGAAGACAGGGACAAGCAACAAAATAGTCTTAAAGTCATGACTGCTGAAAGGGATCAATTAAAAAATAATCTTAACTCAaggactaaagagagagaccagttacagaatAGTCTTAATACCAAAACTAAGGACAGAGACCAGTTGCGGAATACTCTCACCACAATAACTCGGGAGAGAGACCAGTTGCAGAATAGTCTAAATAACaggaccatagagagagaccagttgCAGAATAGTCTAAATAACaggaccatagagagagaccagttacagaatCATCTCAATTCCACAACCACTGAAATGGACAAGTTGAAGAAGAGTGTGGAGAATAGAACTATGGAGCGTGACCAACtacagaaggagagggaaaggctGAACTGTAATATCACAG GGTCCTGTCCTGAAGGATGGAGAAGGTTTGGCTGCAGCTGTTACtacctctctactgagaggaAATCCTGGGAGGAgagtagacaggactgtctggagagaggagcagatctGGTGATCATTAACAGTGAAGAGGaacag ACATTCATCAATGGGTTTGAATCAGTCACTTTTGCCTGGATTGGTCTGACTGATTCTGTTACTGAGGGGACCTGGAAATGGGTGGACGGCACCCCACTGACCACagcaag CTATTGGGGGAGAAGACATCCTAATGCTGGTACATACCATAACTGTGGGTTTCACTATTACGTATCATCAGGCCATGGAGTATGGTGGAGTTTTGATTGTTCCTCTTCACAACAGTGGATCTGTGAGAAATAG
- the LOC115118190 gene encoding C-type lectin domain family 4 member F-like isoform X2: protein MDTLFQSYFDAHSFNIFVCIRFQLSKTVVENPTMQTMDIEDDTSPNKPSVTFSDGVIDHYYSTERDQQTSYSLLTKEGDQQPTSYNNLTKEGQQLQTGYNTLTKERDQLQSSYNNLTEERDELQTSYNTLTKERDQLQSSYNNLTEERDQLQTSYNTLTKERDQLQTSYNTLTKERDQIQSSYNNLTEERDELHTSYNTLTKERDQIQSSYNNLTEERDELQTSYNTLTKERDQLQISYNTLTKERDQLQTSYNTLTKERDQLQTSYNTLTKKRDQLQNSLATKIKEKDQLQNTLNTITQERDQLQNSLNTKTKERNQLQSSLNTRTTERDQLQNSLNTRTTERDQLQNSLNTRTTERDQLQNSLNTRTKERDQLQNSLTTRTEDRDKQQNSLKVMTAERDQLKNNLNSRTKERDQLQNSLNTKTKDRDQLRNTLTTITRERDQLQNSLNNRTIERDQLQNSLNNRTIERDQLQNHLNSTTTEMDKLKKSVENRTMERDQLQKERERLNCNITGSCPEGWRRFGCSCYYLSTERKSWEESRQDCLERGADLVIINSEEEQTFINGFESVTFAWIGLTDSVTEGTWKWVDGTPLTTASYWGRRHPNAGTYHNCGFHYYVSSGHGVWWSFDCSSSQQWICEK, encoded by the exons ATGGACACGTTATTCCAATCTTACTTTGATGCTCATTCATTTAACATATTTGTATGCATCCGTTTTCAACTCTCAAAGACTGTG GTGGAGAATCCAACAATGCAGACCATGGATATTGAGGACGACACGTCTCCCAACAAGCCCAGTGTTACATTTTCAG ATGGCGTCATTGATCATTACTACTCaacagagagagaccaacagaccagttacagcctTCTGACTAAAGAAGGAGATCAGCAACCAACCAGTTATAATAACTTGACTAAAGAGGGACAacagctacagacaggttacaacaccctgactaaagagagagaccagctacagagcagttacaacaacctgactgaagagagagacgagctacagaccagttacaacaccctgactaaagagagagaccagctacagagcagttacaacaacctgactgaagagagagaccagctacagaccagttacaacaccctgactaaagagagagaccagctacagaccagttacaacaccctgactaaagagagagaccagatacagagcagttacaacaacctgactgaagagagagacgAGCTACATaccagttacaacaccctgactaaagagagagaccagatacagagcagttacaacaacctgactgaagagagagatgagctacagaccagttacaacaccctgactaaagagagagaccagctacagatcagttacaacaccctgactaaagagagagaccagctacagaccagttacaacaccctgactaaagagagagaccagctacagaccagttacaacaccctgactaaaaagagagaccagctacagaataGTCTCGCAACCAAAATTAAGGAGAAAGACCAGTTGCAGAATACTCTGAACACAATAACTCAGGAAAGAGATCAACTGCAGAATAGTCTTAATACAAAAACAAAGGAGAGAAACCAGCTACAGAGTAGCCTAAATACcaggaccacagagagagaccagctacagaataGCCTAAATACcaggaccacagagagagaccagctacagaataGCCTAAATACcaggaccacagagagagaccagctacagaataGCCTAAATACCAGgacaaaagagagagaccagctacaaaaTAGTCTCACCACAAGGACCGAAGACAGGGACAAGCAACAAAATAGTCTTAAAGTCATGACTGCTGAAAGGGATCAATTAAAAAATAATCTTAACTCAaggactaaagagagagaccagttacagaatAGTCTTAATACCAAAACTAAGGACAGAGACCAGTTGCGGAATACTCTCACCACAATAACTCGGGAGAGAGACCAGTTGCAGAATAGTCTAAATAACaggaccatagagagagaccagttgCAGAATAGTCTAAATAACaggaccatagagagagaccagttacagaatCATCTCAATTCCACAACCACTGAAATGGACAAGTTGAAGAAGAGTGTGGAGAATAGAACTATGGAGCGTGACCAACtacagaaggagagggaaaggctGAACTGTAATATCACAG GGTCCTGTCCTGAAGGATGGAGAAGGTTTGGCTGCAGCTGTTACtacctctctactgagaggaAATCCTGGGAGGAgagtagacaggactgtctggagagaggagcagatctGGTGATCATTAACAGTGAAGAGGaacag ACATTCATCAATGGGTTTGAATCAGTCACTTTTGCCTGGATTGGTCTGACTGATTCTGTTACTGAGGGGACCTGGAAATGGGTGGACGGCACCCCACTGACCACagcaag CTATTGGGGGAGAAGACATCCTAATGCTGGTACATACCATAACTGTGGGTTTCACTATTACGTATCATCAGGCCATGGAGTATGGTGGAGTTTTGATTGTTCCTCTTCACAACAGTGGATCTGTGAGAAATAG